ttaattaattaagttttggctgcgttggtcttcgttgctgtgcataggatttctctagttgcggcaagtactcttcgttgcagtgggcgggcttctcattgtggtggcttctcttgttgcagagcacaggctctaggtgtgcaggcttcagtagttgtggcatgcaggctcagtagttgtggctcgtgggctctagagcacaggctcagtagttgtggcacacaggcttagttgctccacggcatgtgggatcttcctgggccagggatcaaacccatgttccctgcattggcaggcgtattctcaaccactgcgccgccagggaagcccgagtgccttattttttatatctgatattcaaatatatatgaagGAATTccatacatacatttattattattttttattcctaaagGTTCTTGCTCAGAATTCTGGTTATGACCTGCAGGAAACACTAGTAAAAGTTCAGGTTGAGCATTCAGAATCAAAACAACCTGTTGGCATAGATTTGAATACAggtaagaaagtaaagaaaaatcagCTGCTTAATAAAAAAAGAGGTTATACTACAGTGACCCAAAACTTAAGTAAGGGGGTGGAGGTTTGGAtgacttttatatttaaattttgggtgcctttgttttacttttgaaCTTCTTAAAAGCAAATATTCATTCACTTAAGAAATAGTTATTGAGTGCTTGTTATTTGACTCGGGATTcacacagaacaaaacaaagaccCTTCCCTTGTGAGCTTAGGTTGTAGCAGGGAAAGATAGGCAGTAAATAATAACCTTAATAAATAAGTtcgtttaacattttttttttttttaaatttatttatttatttatttatttttatttatttatggctgtgtcgggtcttcgtttctgtgcgagggctttctctagttgcggcaagtgggggccactcttcatcgcggtgtgcgggcctctcattatcgcggcctctcttgttgcggagcacaggctccagatgcgcaggctcagtagttgtggctcacgggcctagttgcttcgcggcatgtgggatcttcccagacagggctcgaacccgtgtcccctgcattggcaggcagattctcaaccactgcgccaccagggaagccctcgtttaacatttttaaaggtaataaattttgtgaaaaaaattaaaggaacagTGTAAGGATGATTGTGAATGCTAGCACAGTAGTGTGGGGAGGGGGTTTCAATGGGGAGAGGGTGGTCAGGATAGGCCTCACTGAGAATGTCTgttgaacaaaatcaaagaaagttAGGAAGTTCCACGTGGGAACTAGGGAAAGAATgtcctaggcagagggaacagctagtGGAAAAGCCACTGTCTGGTGTTTTCGAGGAGGAGGGAGATGAGAGAGGTAATAGAAGGTCAGATCACGTGAGGGCGTGTGGGCCAGTGTATAGAGTTTGACTTTTTCTGTGGTGGAATAGGGAGCAATTTTGAACAGAGGTGTGACATGGTCTAAATAtgtttaaaaggatcactcttGCTACTCTGTGGAGAGGAGTCAACTGAACAACTGGAAGGAATTGTCATTGGAATTGCCATTAACTGCATTGGAGAAGACTGTGGGTAGAGAATGTTTTGGTGGCCGGAGGTCAGCATTGAGTTTTGGCAAAGTTAAGTTTGAAGTATCTGGAGACTTTAAAATAGACAGTTGGATGTACAAGTCTGAAGCTCAGGAAAGTGGTCCGGCTTGGAGATAAAAACTTGAGAGTCGTCAGAGTGTATATGCTTTAAATCTAGAAGATTGGATGAGATCATCTAGGGAGTGAGTGTAGAGAGAGAAGAATACAGGACTGAGCCTTTGGGTACTCTGACATTAAGAgctcaggaagaagaggaagaaccaGCAAAGTAGACAGAAAAGGAGCCActagtacaaaagaaaaaaaccaggcAAGTGTGATGTCCTGGAAGACAAGTGAAGAAAGAGTGGTTGGGAGGGTATGATCAGCTGTGTTAGTTAAGTGCTGCTGATAGATGAGGTCTGAGAATTGACCTTTGGATTTGACACCATGGAGGTCGTTGGTGACCTTGATAATAGTAATTTTGGTGGTATATTAAATATTGTTAGAATATACAGCCAATATTAACAGAATATATCAAGATTGTAGATTTGAAatagtttgtttttcctttgcaggTGAGCCAATGGTAGCAGCAGATGCAGGAGTTTGGGATAATTATTGTGTGAAAAAACAACTTCTTCACTCTTGGTAAGTTTgtattaataaaaagagaaagacttttAAGGACATAATTGATAACATTaagatttttctattatttttgccTGCTACAGTGGAAAATGGCTAAGTGTATGAAAAGGCATGGTATCCAGTTATTAACACTAGCTGCTGTCATTTTACAGTCCCTTTTAGATTTTAGTTCTATCAGTGTAAGTTATGGGAAATGTTAATCTTACTGTTTAtttgagagagaagggaaagaaggacaTTTACTGAAATAGTACCACATGCATAGCGGGAAAAAGATCAAATGATGTGCTAAAAATGAGCTCAGTTTTGCTGGAATATAAAATTAGGCTTCTACTTTATCAGCAAATGAGTTGGAATTATAATGCAAGGGGTGATGTTTGTATTTATAATAGCTTTGTCTTATCTCACACCAACATCATTGCAGAACAAAGTGTCATTAGTAGCTGAAGATTTCTGGGGGGGAAAGATAAGAGTGGATTGGTAAGCTTTACTCACCCTGTCATCTTTTCCCTCAGCACAGTGATTGCCACCAACATTCTCCTGGCTGATGAAATTATGCGAGCTGGTATGTCTTCTCTCAAAGGGTGATTGAGTTCAAAATCAACTCTTCTAGAAGCTGAGACTTAGCACATCTTACATCCAACTACCATTATAGAGCCTGAGCCATTCTTAATTTTTACACAATAAATGCAGTTTATATTTGGTGGTCTTATAAGTCTCGAAAGTATTTCATCAAGGTATAAAGAACACAAGAAATACTTTCACAGTaaataatattaatgaaaatatttttccctcgAAGTTCTAACTCCCTACCCTTTATTGTATGTGTGATATtatgatataataagaaatatatatttggcctattttattttattttattatttttggctgcgttgggtctttgttgctgctcgtgcactttctctagttgcggcaagtggggactactcttcgttgcagtgcacaggcttctcattgcgatggcttctcttgttgcggagcatgggctctagggcgcgcgggcttcagtagttatggtgcgtgggctcagtagttgtggcacataggctcagttgctccatggtatgggggatattcctggaccagggatcgtatctgtgtcccctgaactggcaggtggactcttaacctcTGCGCCGCTAGGGAAGTCCTATATTTGGTCTTtatccccagttcctggcacaagaTCTGCTAAAACCTTTGTAATTTCCTGAGCAATAGGGGTGATAggaacattttttattataatatttagtcTTGGTTCCTGGTTCCTGACATAAGATCTTTTAAGACCCTTGAAATCTCTGGAATTAATAAGAGTGTCTTTTTGTATGCTCATGAGGTAACTCTTGATGGGCCGCTAGATAGCTTCAGGTTGGAGGAACCAACCgtgtgattagagggttagaactttAAGCCTCCCCAccctgggagggaaggaaaaggggatggagaCTGAGTTACTAATCAGTTATACCTACatgatgaaacctccataaaaaaatccctaaactatggggtttggagagcctccaggttggtgaacatacCCATGTGCCAGGAGGGTGGTGGACTCCAACTCCATGGAGACAGAAGCTCCTGTACTCAGGGCTCTTATGGACCTTGCCCTATATACCTCTGCATCTGGctgtttatttatattctttataatatcctttataataaactggtaaatgtaagtaagtgtttgcctgagttctgtgagctggtatagcaaattatcaaacatgAGGAGGGGGGTCATGGGAACAGAAGTTGGACAGAAGTGTGGGTAACGTGGGGACCCACCACTTGTTCATTGGTGTCTGAAGTGGAGGACAATCTTGTGGAACTGAGCCTGTGGGGCTCAGTTCTGTGGGGTCAATGCTAACTCCCAGTAGTtaatgtcagaattgaattgtaggacacccagttgtgTCTGGAGAGTTGGAGAATTGGTTGGTGTGGGAAAATCCCCACACATTTGATATCAAAAGGTTGTGAGTAGAGGAAACAATTTTCCTTTAGTATGCTATTGCAGTTTTCATAAAATAGAATCTGTTGTGATTCTTAGATGTTTtgggcaatatttttaaaatatttaaaaaatatgtttacttatttatttggttgccccgggtcttagctgtggctcgcgggctccttagttgtggcacatgggctccttagttgcagcttgccggttccttagttgtggcatgcaaactcttagttgtagcacgcttgtgggatctagttccccgactagggatcgaacccaggccccctgcattgggagctcagagtcttaaccactgtgccaccagggaagtcccttgggcaacttttaataaacaaaatatggagcACAGGTTTTAGAGTACCCAAGTCAATTTCCGATTTATCAGTGGGTATAAATGTAACAGGGCAAAATGTTGTATTCTCTCAAAATTCCTTTAGTAACTTCTTGCTGCCACTCTTCTCTCTAATAAATATGGTATCACTTTGTTAGTATAGCTTTGTTTCACTGATACCTGACAgtttattttgaatatagtttattatattttacctGGCTCTTTCTTATATATGATCAGCAACTTACATTAGTGTGCTAACTTTGGTAGCTGTCTCACTGGATGATTAGATAGAACAGGTCTCATATGGAAAGGCTGGGATTGTTGGCACCAACactgggaaataattttttttggctttgaatgcagctaTTCTATATCAGTATTACAGCAATATCTTTCTTATTCAAAACACTAGAAttaatctattttactttttattattattaagctCCTTGTAGTTAACTTCTATCCATGGACGCAAGTTGATGAGATTAAAATATGGCAGGTGCATTAATAGAACCTTGGCCTGCTGATGCATGTGGGGCAAAGTTCATTTAACCATTTAATGCCTTAGTTGAAAGCCTATAGTTTTATAGTctgttttttttccacttaatgtgTTGTCACCATCTTTCCAAGTTAATAACTACACTTCTGAACTATAATTTTTTCGTGGTTATGTGACATTTCATTGTGTGGCTGTTCTGCAATTTGTTTAGCtaattctgttttcaatttttccccATTATAAACAAACATCTTTTTTAGActctatccttattttataggatAGGGCTTTAAAAATGGGTATATCATGCATATTCCCAGACCTTTTCTATGTAAAAT
This window of the Balaenoptera ricei isolate mBalRic1 chromosome 20, mBalRic1.hap2, whole genome shotgun sequence genome carries:
- the CCT6B gene encoding T-complex protein 1 subunit zeta-2, translated to MAAIKAINSKAEVARAQAALSVNICATRGLQDVLRTNLGPKGTMKMLSGAGDIKLTKDGNVLLHEMVLAQNSGYDLQETLVKVQVEHSESKQPVGIDLNTGEPMVAADAGVWDNYCVKKQLLHSCTVIATNILLADEIMRAGMSSLKG